A window from Leptospira meyeri encodes these proteins:
- a CDS encoding sigma-54 down-regulated protein codes for MEQQVKDGLNFILGAVNTAKVEAEKAFSNINTGFQSLAAKGAQDQSEVSVNLRKYLQEGISQVETIIGKANTVVAETKAKVATVTSKA; via the coding sequence ATGGAACAACAAGTAAAAGACGGATTAAACTTCATTCTAGGTGCAGTGAACACAGCAAAAGTTGAAGCTGAAAAAGCTTTCTCTAACATCAACACTGGATTTCAGTCTTTAGCTGCAAAAGGTGCGCAAGACCAAAGTGAAGTTTCTGTAAACCTTAGAAAATACCTTCAAGAAGGAATTTCTCAAGTTGAAACAATCATCGGAAAAGCAAACACTGTGGTTGCTGAAACAAAAGCGAAAGTAGCAACTGTTACTTCTAAAGCTTAA
- a CDS encoding class I SAM-dependent DNA methyltransferase has product MKLYSELAEYYFTIEEASRKFSEEILFLRDTFKRHKIHTVLDIGCGTGEHIKELQGMGFKPLGVDGSPRMLEIAKARFPHCQFELGKMEAYVAKQPVDAVICLYGTFNYLINDDLVQNFLRNCYKNLKQAGLLVLEIWNADPIHRIKRKPITTVSNVRQGATSIRRNRGFRLTRADDVAIVEVNYVYNLNQKDLKDKHTMRVFHFPQVRNFLDDNKFDVLHVYSNYDGEKYIKTGARMLIVAKKRS; this is encoded by the coding sequence ATGAAACTCTATTCCGAATTGGCCGAATACTATTTTACCATTGAAGAAGCTAGCCGTAAGTTTTCGGAAGAAATCCTTTTCCTACGAGATACATTTAAGCGACATAAAATACATACTGTTTTGGATATCGGTTGTGGGACAGGGGAACATATCAAGGAACTCCAAGGAATGGGTTTCAAACCACTCGGAGTGGACGGTTCTCCAAGGATGTTGGAGATTGCCAAGGCTCGGTTTCCCCATTGCCAATTTGAACTTGGAAAAATGGAAGCCTATGTCGCAAAACAACCTGTAGATGCAGTGATTTGTTTGTATGGAACCTTCAATTATCTCATTAACGATGATTTGGTTCAAAATTTCCTACGTAATTGTTATAAAAATTTGAAACAGGCTGGGCTGTTGGTTTTGGAAATTTGGAATGCCGATCCCATCCATCGGATCAAAAGAAAACCCATCACAACAGTGAGTAACGTGCGCCAAGGGGCGACATCCATTCGTAGGAATCGAGGTTTTCGATTAACAAGAGCAGATGATGTTGCCATTGTAGAAGTGAATTATGTGTATAATCTAAATCAGAAGGATTTAAAAGACAAACATACAATGCGTGTCTTTCATTTTCCGCAAGTTCGAAATTTCTTAGACGATAATAAGTTTGATGTTCTACATGTTTATAGCAACTACGACGGTGAAAAATATATAAAAACCGGCGCAAGGATGCTCATCGTAGCCAAAAAGAGGTCTTGA
- the msrA gene encoding peptide-methionine (S)-S-oxide reductase MsrA: MTEKVILGGGCFWCTEAVYLRIPGILSVRSGYAGGATPNPTYKEICTGTTGHAEVIEIEFDPEIISYSKILEVFWASHDPTTLNRQGNDVGTQYRSVIFYLNENQKELAVESKRKHAFLFPDPIVTEIAPAPEFYPAEDYHQNYFTLNPQNPYCHYVIFPKLKKLGLKL; encoded by the coding sequence ATGACGGAAAAAGTAATTTTAGGTGGTGGGTGTTTTTGGTGTACAGAAGCTGTATACCTAAGGATTCCCGGAATACTTTCTGTAAGATCTGGATATGCAGGGGGAGCTACTCCTAATCCAACTTATAAAGAAATCTGTACTGGCACAACGGGTCACGCAGAAGTCATCGAAATCGAATTTGATCCTGAGATTATTTCTTATTCAAAAATTTTAGAAGTTTTTTGGGCTTCACATGATCCCACAACACTTAACCGACAAGGAAATGATGTTGGTACACAATATCGTTCAGTTATATTTTATTTGAATGAAAATCAAAAAGAATTAGCAGTTGAGTCCAAACGAAAACATGCATTTCTTTTTCCTGATCCAATCGTAACGGAAATTGCACCGGCGCCTGAGTTTTATCCTGCAGAGGATTATCACCAAAACTATTTTACACTGAATCCCCAGAACCCATACTGCCATTATGTAATATTTCCCAAGTTAAAAAAATTGGGTTTAAAACTATAA
- the mtnA gene encoding S-methyl-5-thioribose-1-phosphate isomerase codes for MTHPEFLPIQWKSTHLELLDQRILPGKKEFLKIVSVEETILAIREMAVRGAPAIAITGVFGLTLGAKSRVGVASSKDIDSLLTSVLESRPTAVNLSYAIREAKNRIQGITDWSLITEVWESYGKEMVKLDLSANRALGENGLSLFPKDQSEYHIITHCNTGALATAGHGTALGVIRSLRDAGKKVIVYADETRPFLQGSRLTAFEMMEEGIECYIITDGMSGWLMNHRKIDAVLVGCDRVAANGDTANKIGTYNLGIVAKEHGVPFYVCATKDSFDLNLKTGDEIPIEMRKESEVTQFDFLKTEDGKFLFPEGKTSPIGARALNPSFDVTKAHLIKNFITEFGCFVPEEISVRLKNV; via the coding sequence ATGACCCACCCGGAATTTTTACCCATCCAATGGAAATCCACACATTTGGAACTTCTCGACCAACGAATTTTGCCTGGAAAAAAAGAATTTTTAAAAATTGTGTCTGTTGAAGAAACTATTTTAGCAATCCGAGAAATGGCTGTTAGGGGAGCTCCTGCCATTGCAATCACTGGAGTTTTCGGTCTTACGTTGGGTGCAAAATCAAGGGTTGGGGTTGCATCTTCAAAGGATATTGACTCTCTACTTACTTCCGTTTTGGAATCTCGACCTACTGCCGTTAATTTGAGTTACGCTATACGCGAAGCTAAAAACCGTATCCAAGGTATTACCGATTGGAGTTTGATCACAGAAGTTTGGGAATCTTATGGTAAAGAGATGGTAAAGTTGGACTTGTCCGCCAATAGAGCGTTAGGTGAAAATGGTCTTTCCTTATTCCCAAAAGACCAATCGGAATATCATATCATTACGCATTGTAATACGGGTGCTTTGGCTACGGCCGGACATGGAACAGCTCTCGGGGTCATCAGAAGTTTACGGGACGCAGGTAAAAAAGTCATAGTGTACGCTGACGAGACTAGACCTTTTTTACAAGGATCTAGGCTCACTGCATTTGAAATGATGGAAGAGGGAATCGAATGTTATATTATCACCGACGGGATGAGTGGATGGCTTATGAACCATCGTAAGATTGATGCTGTGTTAGTTGGATGTGACCGTGTGGCTGCCAATGGAGACACTGCAAATAAAATTGGAACTTACAATTTAGGGATAGTCGCAAAAGAACATGGAGTTCCATTTTATGTCTGTGCCACAAAAGACAGTTTTGATTTGAATTTGAAAACCGGGGATGAAATTCCTATCGAGATGCGAAAAGAATCAGAGGTGACACAATTTGATTTTTTAAAAACTGAAGATGGAAAGTTTTTATTTCCTGAAGGAAAAACCTCGCCGATTGGTGCAAGGGCCCTCAATCCTTCTTTTGATGTAACCAAAGCTCACTTAATTAAAAACTTCATTACAGAATTTGGTTGTTTTGTACCAGAGGAGATTTCGGTTCGTCTAAAGAACGTATGA
- a CDS encoding sigma-70 family RNA polymerase sigma factor, with amino-acid sequence MKQTSYTNEEILEIVKACGGGDEKSLQTFFDIYSQDIYNFPIRVFHLSEDDASDYYIYAFERLKTGKRFKSFVGKSSFKTWFFSVLRNLLIDWQRTKREVKTQTISKVNKEGKEYSTIEDEPDKRSEALALAIDVSDQFHSVLSTIKIENRVVFKLSFVYYLHLDPEEVRFIAEKTNRSEEEIRVEVLRLREELSGREEENLKMEDKITSLYLNILDLKEQKKSKAQGDSVEAQYYKERLDHALSKKYEQRKKLIEKKQKGHFLVRTPYREIARILGISEGGVSVTLLRVLEKMQKKMHSMAGEG; translated from the coding sequence ATGAAACAGACTTCTTATACCAACGAAGAAATTTTAGAGATTGTCAAAGCTTGTGGCGGTGGAGACGAAAAATCTCTCCAAACTTTTTTTGACATTTATTCGCAAGATATTTACAATTTTCCCATTCGTGTTTTCCACCTAAGTGAAGACGATGCTTCCGATTACTATATCTATGCATTTGAAAGGTTAAAAACCGGGAAACGTTTCAAAAGTTTTGTGGGAAAATCCAGCTTTAAAACCTGGTTTTTCTCAGTCCTTCGAAATTTACTCATTGATTGGCAGCGCACCAAACGAGAAGTCAAAACCCAAACGATTTCCAAAGTCAATAAGGAAGGAAAGGAATATAGTACCATCGAAGATGAGCCTGACAAAAGATCAGAAGCTTTGGCCCTGGCAATCGATGTATCGGATCAATTTCATTCCGTACTATCCACAATCAAAATTGAAAACCGAGTGGTCTTCAAATTGTCTTTTGTTTATTACCTCCATCTGGATCCAGAAGAAGTTCGCTTCATTGCTGAAAAAACAAATCGTTCCGAAGAAGAAATCAGAGTTGAGGTTTTACGTCTTCGTGAAGAACTTTCAGGCCGCGAAGAAGAAAACTTAAAAATGGAAGATAAAATTACATCCCTGTATTTGAATATTCTGGATTTGAAGGAACAGAAAAAATCCAAGGCACAAGGGGATTCTGTCGAAGCACAATATTATAAAGAACGTTTGGACCACGCGCTTTCGAAGAAGTACGAACAGAGGAAGAAGTTAATCGAGAAAAAGCAAAAAGGCCATTTTCTCGTCCGGACCCCGTACAGAGAGATTGCCAGAATCTTAGGGATTTCCGAAGGTGGAGTCAGTGTGACCTTGCTAAGAGTTCTCGAAAAAATGCAAAAAAAAATGCATTCGATGGCTGGAGAGGGCTAA
- a CDS encoding CHAT domain-containing protein — translation MLSLIIDRVGNVNIFNVLEDNLPVEESHIQSTLDDDLIFEYLGEVERLVHVSQSVLSNPNQILNADILQDLKVLGETFYQQFFPASIIEKLKNTTKHSIHFNIDPALALIPWELLHDGASFLSDKFRIGKTIRGGLHRPTHHENRKIKMLIIADPTEDLPHAQKEGEVLFSVLSQKVPTHLLELEFIGGKQVTKLKLLSLIKDKHIIHYSGHLHFSDDSLENGWLLSDGKVLKAREIKSTGIDTDLVFSNSCMSAKSASKKLNPNILNQYAGAFLTAGIKTFVGTNWEILDNERTIDFTVRFYTFLFSDKSVGESLYLSKEYARRNYHANDLTWANYALYGNPDFSLFVKDRRNFHSAKILNPTSVIEFYPTPIAVAYSKLINSNKAKSIDKSNLANLVKLFEAISQVVGMMVFSDHAAHAMNKSIPNNPDDAVSLRKWWELVYGCVWDFQKLKISSILEAALPVLHEQKETIFKIVGWMESWEQDEIKEEEIESYQIIMQFFLENMLLEFSELEKVSVLLVSENHNPHFYFKGIKPAYLYPSSPGTKDKLQEQLSKHKGNLVLVHENRKIVIPFPTYFKERKETGDLELVFNGLTPFAPGAKQS, via the coding sequence ATGCTCTCCTTAATCATCGACAGAGTTGGTAACGTTAATATCTTCAATGTTTTAGAAGATAATCTTCCAGTAGAAGAATCGCATATCCAATCCACGTTAGATGATGATCTAATCTTTGAATACTTGGGGGAAGTAGAGAGACTGGTTCATGTTTCTCAATCGGTACTTTCCAATCCAAACCAAATCCTTAATGCTGATATCCTTCAAGATTTAAAAGTACTTGGCGAAACTTTTTACCAACAGTTTTTTCCTGCATCTATCATTGAAAAATTAAAAAACACAACCAAACACAGCATTCATTTTAATATAGATCCCGCCCTTGCTCTCATTCCATGGGAACTTTTGCATGACGGTGCCAGTTTTCTTTCTGACAAATTTAGAATTGGAAAAACAATTCGCGGTGGATTGCATCGCCCGACCCACCATGAAAATCGAAAGATTAAGATGCTCATCATTGCAGATCCAACAGAGGATCTTCCCCATGCACAAAAAGAAGGCGAGGTATTGTTTTCTGTTCTTAGCCAAAAGGTTCCTACTCATTTGTTGGAGCTTGAGTTCATAGGTGGAAAACAAGTCACCAAATTAAAGTTACTCTCTCTTATTAAAGACAAACATATCATTCATTATTCGGGACACCTTCATTTTTCTGATGATTCATTAGAAAATGGTTGGTTGTTGTCAGACGGAAAAGTTTTAAAAGCTCGTGAAATCAAATCAACAGGAATTGATACTGATTTAGTATTTTCTAACTCTTGTATGTCAGCAAAGTCGGCTAGCAAAAAGTTAAATCCAAATATTTTAAATCAGTATGCAGGTGCTTTTTTAACGGCAGGAATCAAAACCTTTGTTGGAACCAATTGGGAAATTTTAGATAACGAACGAACCATTGATTTTACCGTCAGGTTTTATACTTTTTTGTTTTCTGATAAATCTGTGGGTGAGTCCTTGTATTTATCCAAAGAGTATGCAAGACGAAATTATCACGCAAACGACTTAACTTGGGCAAATTATGCTTTGTATGGGAATCCTGATTTTTCTTTATTCGTAAAAGATAGAAGGAACTTTCACTCGGCAAAAATCTTAAATCCAACATCTGTAATCGAATTTTATCCGACTCCAATTGCCGTTGCCTACTCAAAGTTAATCAACTCCAATAAAGCAAAATCCATCGATAAAAGTAATCTAGCCAATTTGGTTAAGTTGTTTGAAGCAATCAGCCAAGTTGTTGGAATGATGGTTTTTAGTGACCACGCTGCTCATGCAATGAACAAATCAATCCCGAATAACCCTGATGATGCGGTATCGCTTCGAAAGTGGTGGGAACTTGTGTATGGTTGTGTTTGGGATTTCCAAAAACTAAAGATTTCTAGTATTTTAGAAGCGGCCTTACCTGTTTTACACGAACAGAAAGAGACTATTTTTAAAATCGTTGGATGGATGGAGTCTTGGGAACAAGATGAGATCAAAGAAGAAGAAATAGAATCCTATCAAATCATTATGCAGTTCTTTTTGGAGAACATGTTACTTGAGTTTTCGGAATTGGAGAAAGTCAGTGTTCTTCTAGTATCAGAAAATCATAATCCACATTTTTATTTTAAAGGGATCAAACCTGCTTATTTATATCCATCCTCTCCTGGCACAAAAGATAAATTACAAGAACAACTATCAAAACACAAAGGAAATCTTGTATTGGTTCATGAAAATCGAAAGATTGTGATTCCATTCCCAACTTATTTTAAGGAACGCAAAGAAACGGGAGATTTAGAACTTGTGTTTAATGGTCTTACTCCTTTTGCTCCAGGAGCTAAACAGAGTTGA
- a CDS encoding DUF342 domain-containing protein: MEVKNAPDFNPERGLKIQISEDRLTATLVAKPIWLLGGSMSNILIYEALDNASIHRDRILMKEVDKAAIEIDKILKDPTKVKEDFNFIVAQGNPAKQGESGWIKFYFPRAQRVVLKDDGSADFRNINKYVHVKEGERLATLFEGIAGEQGIDVLGNPIYPNPIDRPRLTLGKNVLPKTIEDPEKPGRQLKEYFASLSGVVFSTDTSLTVSPELNIESNIGLGTGNINFEGTIRVKGTIEEGAIVNCQGSLYLDGNVESSDVVVGEDLEVKGGVKAKGKGVIRIKGDLRTKFIENGNLEIDGDCIVENFILGSKILCLGNVILTGESSSIIGSDITSYQGITVSSLGSTAQMDTVVEVGFHYRNDRLFIEGSSRLAEFERELEALVPEIQKIKEVVQRSRGKLDDARKEKFKEIFDAYQKKSKTVELLKSKIEELKGARYNQDNVKVVVRNTAHPGAVIKYRRQVEKITKAQTAFVMNFFPNQEKALLTAFKGK, encoded by the coding sequence ATGGAAGTTAAAAATGCACCGGACTTCAATCCGGAACGGGGACTGAAAATCCAAATCTCCGAGGATCGACTTACTGCAACTTTGGTCGCAAAACCAATTTGGTTGTTAGGTGGTTCTATGAGCAATATATTGATTTATGAAGCTCTAGACAATGCATCCATTCACCGGGATCGGATTTTGATGAAAGAGGTAGATAAAGCCGCCATCGAAATCGATAAAATTCTCAAGGATCCCACAAAAGTAAAAGAAGATTTCAATTTTATCGTGGCCCAAGGAAACCCCGCCAAACAAGGAGAAAGTGGCTGGATTAAGTTTTATTTTCCAAGAGCCCAACGTGTTGTTCTAAAAGACGATGGATCAGCTGATTTTAGAAATATAAATAAATATGTTCACGTAAAAGAAGGCGAAAGACTTGCAACACTGTTTGAAGGAATTGCCGGCGAACAAGGGATTGATGTTTTAGGAAATCCAATTTATCCAAATCCTATTGATAGACCAAGACTCACCTTAGGGAAAAATGTCCTCCCTAAAACAATAGAAGATCCGGAAAAACCCGGAAGACAACTCAAAGAATATTTTGCATCCCTTAGTGGAGTTGTTTTTTCCACAGACACTTCTCTCACTGTTTCTCCTGAATTAAACATTGAAAGTAATATTGGATTAGGGACTGGAAACATCAACTTCGAAGGAACCATTCGAGTGAAAGGAACCATTGAAGAAGGTGCTATCGTCAATTGCCAAGGTTCTTTGTATTTAGATGGAAACGTAGAATCTTCCGATGTTGTAGTCGGTGAAGACCTAGAAGTCAAAGGTGGAGTGAAAGCCAAAGGGAAAGGTGTCATTCGCATCAAAGGTGACTTACGTACAAAGTTTATTGAAAATGGAAATCTTGAAATTGATGGCGATTGTATCGTTGAAAATTTTATTTTAGGAAGTAAAATCCTTTGTTTAGGAAACGTAATCCTTACGGGAGAATCCTCATCAATCATTGGATCTGATATTACTTCTTACCAAGGAATCACTGTTTCTTCATTGGGGTCTACTGCACAAATGGATACAGTCGTCGAAGTTGGATTTCATTATAGAAATGATAGACTCTTTATAGAAGGTAGTTCAAGACTCGCAGAGTTCGAAAGAGAATTAGAGGCATTGGTGCCTGAAATTCAAAAAATCAAAGAAGTAGTACAAAGATCTCGTGGTAAACTTGATGATGCACGAAAAGAAAAATTCAAAGAAATCTTTGATGCTTACCAGAAAAAAAGCAAAACCGTTGAATTATTAAAATCTAAAATTGAAGAGCTTAAAGGTGCACGTTATAACCAAGACAATGTGAAAGTTGTTGTTCGGAATACGGCTCACCCAGGCGCGGTAATCAAATACAGAAGACAGGTAGAAAAAATTACCAAAGCACAAACAGCTTTTGTAATGAATTTTTTCCCAAACCAAGAAAAAGCTTTGTTAACAGCTTTCAAAGGGAAATAG
- a CDS encoding M23 family metallopeptidase, producing the protein MRSIVVVLSLLASFIFAEEPISDIKPEFVWPIQGLELPALITSTFGESRKDHFHNGLDISSVLQPVKSMSQGFILYSRYAEDDPFEDERGSGNIVWIAHKNGYVSGYYHLGGTRNETVRTGKQVSAGDTIGISGNTGHSTGGHLHFVLGKDYGKTLLDPLAYLPPVEDTMPPQIANLFIHVGENYTNLNDGDNINVSKAFPLTVSILDGGIKNSQRRGIKEVKFLFNGEAYKQANFESLRFEEGKWKTKEGHNFDDLFFKDRYLIGVLNLKAGENTIKVQTKDFSGQNSERSFSINITRISGGN; encoded by the coding sequence ATGAGAAGTATTGTTGTAGTATTGAGTCTCTTGGCAAGTTTTATTTTCGCAGAGGAACCCATCTCGGATATAAAACCCGAGTTTGTCTGGCCCATCCAGGGTTTGGAATTACCTGCTCTCATTACGAGCACCTTTGGTGAATCCAGAAAAGACCATTTTCACAATGGATTAGACATTTCGTCAGTTTTACAACCAGTCAAAAGCATGAGCCAGGGATTCATCCTATACTCCCGTTATGCGGAGGATGACCCATTTGAGGACGAACGTGGGTCTGGAAATATTGTCTGGATTGCACATAAAAACGGTTATGTGAGTGGATACTACCATCTAGGTGGGACAAGAAATGAAACGGTTCGAACGGGAAAACAGGTTTCTGCCGGTGATACCATTGGAATCTCAGGAAACACCGGACATTCTACCGGAGGCCACCTACACTTTGTTTTGGGAAAGGACTATGGAAAAACTCTGCTCGATCCGCTAGCCTACCTACCGCCTGTAGAAGACACAATGCCACCACAGATTGCCAATCTCTTCATCCATGTAGGGGAAAACTACACCAATCTCAATGATGGTGACAATATTAATGTGTCTAAAGCTTTTCCGCTTACCGTCAGTATACTAGATGGGGGAATCAAAAATAGCCAGAGAAGAGGAATCAAAGAAGTAAAATTTCTTTTTAATGGCGAGGCTTATAAACAAGCCAACTTCGAATCCTTACGATTTGAAGAAGGAAAGTGGAAAACCAAAGAGGGACATAATTTTGATGATTTATTTTTTAAAGATCGTTATTTGATAGGTGTTCTCAATCTAAAAGCAGGAGAAAATACCATCAAAGTCCAAACGAAAGATTTTAGCGGACAAAACTCTGAACGAAGTTTCAGCATTAACATAACGAGGATTAGTGGAGGAAATTAA
- a CDS encoding chemotaxis protein CheX, protein MDPLIDEKFILTVSQVLPEHFQKSLLVYAEREAYGPSKNEGLCFENCTLVEFVGDINGKVYLALDGYTKLKLLPKIAKAFQIDPTSRSHSASIMMEFANQIAGKLITEMRLGRYDIDILPPENLNHKLVPISLEHFRQYILIFNLKDRRGEEYMGRLYLILLLEKFPTPKK, encoded by the coding sequence ATGGATCCACTCATAGATGAGAAGTTTATCCTGACTGTTTCGCAAGTATTACCGGAACATTTTCAAAAGTCTCTATTAGTTTATGCAGAAAGAGAAGCATATGGTCCTTCCAAAAATGAAGGCCTTTGTTTTGAAAATTGTACGTTAGTTGAATTTGTAGGTGATATCAATGGAAAAGTATATCTTGCATTAGATGGATATACAAAACTAAAACTCCTCCCAAAAATTGCCAAAGCCTTTCAAATTGATCCTACTTCTCGCTCTCATTCGGCTTCCATTATGATGGAATTTGCAAACCAGATCGCTGGAAAACTAATTACAGAAATGAGACTAGGACGTTACGATATTGATATATTACCACCAGAAAACCTGAACCATAAACTGGTTCCAATTTCTTTAGAACATTTCCGCCAGTATATTCTTATCTTTAATCTCAAAGATAGAAGAGGTGAGGAGTATATGGGTAGGTTATATTTGATTTTATTGTTGGAAAAATTTCCTACTCCAAAAAAGTAA